In a genomic window of Streptomyces katrae:
- a CDS encoding TauD/TfdA dioxygenase family protein, producing the protein MTTATALTVTRLGGRIGAEIGGVRLGGDLGPATVAEIRAALLAHKVVFFRGQEHLDEAGHEAFARLLGTPVAHPTVPSADGRYALGIDSHHGARANQWHTDVTFVPAYPAFSILRAVTIPPYGGNTLWANTATAYAHLPAPLRALADGLRALHSNEYDYAALKPDALPEALAQYREVFTSTSFLTEHPVVRVHPETGERTLLLGNFVQRIAGLTGRDSRALLDLFQAHIESPENTVRWQWRAGDVAIWDNRATQHYGVDDSDDHERTLRRVTVDGEVPVGPDGVPSRLISPDTVPDPAFGIASGASASA; encoded by the coding sequence ATGACCACCGCCACCGCCCTCACCGTCACCCGCCTCGGCGGCCGCATAGGCGCCGAGATCGGCGGCGTCCGCCTCGGCGGGGACCTCGGCCCCGCCACCGTCGCGGAGATCCGCGCCGCCCTCCTCGCCCACAAGGTCGTCTTCTTCCGCGGCCAGGAGCACCTCGACGAGGCCGGCCACGAGGCCTTCGCCCGGCTGCTCGGGACGCCCGTCGCGCACCCCACCGTCCCCTCCGCCGACGGCCGCTACGCCCTCGGCATCGACTCCCACCACGGCGCCCGCGCCAACCAGTGGCACACCGACGTCACCTTCGTCCCCGCCTACCCCGCCTTCTCCATCCTCCGCGCCGTCACCATCCCCCCGTACGGCGGCAACACCCTCTGGGCCAACACCGCCACCGCCTACGCCCACCTCCCCGCCCCGCTCCGCGCCCTCGCCGACGGACTGCGCGCCCTTCACTCCAACGAGTACGACTACGCCGCCCTCAAGCCGGACGCCCTCCCCGAGGCCCTTGCCCAGTACCGCGAGGTGTTCACCTCCACCAGCTTCCTCACCGAGCACCCCGTGGTCCGCGTCCACCCCGAGACCGGCGAACGCACCCTGCTCCTCGGCAACTTCGTCCAGCGCATCGCCGGGCTGACCGGCCGGGACTCGCGCGCGCTCCTCGACCTCTTCCAGGCCCACATCGAGAGCCCCGAGAACACGGTGCGCTGGCAGTGGCGGGCCGGTGACGTCGCGATCTGGGACAACCGGGCCACCCAGCACTACGGCGTCGACGACTCCGACGACCACGAGCGCACCCTGCGCCGCGTCACCGTCGACGGCGAGGTCCCCGTGGGCCCCGACGGCGTGCCCTCCCGGCTGATCAGCCCGGACACCGTCCCGGACCCCGCCTTCGGCATCGCATCCGGCGCCTCCGCCTCCGCCTGA